In one window of Hyla sarda isolate aHylSar1 chromosome 1, aHylSar1.hap1, whole genome shotgun sequence DNA:
- the LOC130274411 gene encoding uncharacterized protein LOC130274411 — protein MQNPENSTLTVNPQCFYKEEDTLPRSRSRCTTLSRASSQTNLTSVSADAARFKRHSSRHSSTTSLSSASAIVTKARAKAEAACAMASYAKQEAELMKEQAEVQASLHLLQQQKNAAAALAEAEVLTRAAEAQFADIETQMSPLSASQRTREYIQSQATMYTDQQFNYAPRPALTPPAISNFDTMQHCKTELEPQGRKSSGCMLRDQSANLTRVQTDADVLPPQANTSLDYSRKTYNRGEQSRLSQVPHQPYQPQPYPEFTPRKYSPDAARATEVARFLMRREIVSAGLMKFDDRPENYWAWKSSFLSGTQDLDLTDREKLDLLVKWLGPESTEQAQRIRSVHVHDAAAGLAMVWRRLEHCYGSPEVIEDALLKRIENYPRMTNKDNQKLRGFGDLLLEIEAAKSSGYLPGLSYLDTARGVDPIIEKLPFNLQERWVTQASRYKKEHRVAFPPFAFIAEFIVDQAETRNDPSFAFLNKRTASSPKVEQKHPTPYKERRATVSVRKTEVSPESAVNQEDNTSKKVEEPDKICLIHNKPHPLRKCRIFRSKTLEERKAYLKDNHICFRCCASIQHLAKDCTKTIKCTECNSDKHLSALHPGPPPWKQEVPATQEDHGGEQGESTTPAVTSKCTEICTEQGRPRSCSKICLVKVYPAGFREKAIKMYTVLDEQSNRSLAKTEFFDLFGDKGSPTPYTLKTCSGVVETTGRRANNYIIESLDGKTKVTLPTLIECDEIPDNRSEIPTPEVARHHPHLVRIADQIPALDPDAAIILLLGRDILRVHKVREQYNGPHNAPFAQRLDLGWVIVGEVCLDGLHKPEKVNVYRTHLLQNGRTSCLCPCTNSLHIKERLVNPTHHRSIQRCMEDLASTGDTDELGCKVFERTRDDDKLAPSVEDTLFLEIMDREVFRDKSGSWVAPLPFRSPRHRLPDNKVQAEKRFTSLQHMLQRKPNMKKHFQAFMQKIFDNDQAEKAPPLQENQEHWYLPIFGVYHPQKPGQIRVVFDSSAKHKGLSLNYVLLSGPDLNNTLLGVLIRFRKELVAVTADVQQMFYCFLVREDHRDYLRFLWYADNDFNKEITEYRMKVHVFGNSPSPAVAIYNLRRAAQQGERHGQEATQFVMKNFYVDDGLASFSSNEEAINVLKSTREMLAESNIRLNKVASNSNRVMEAFPMEDRAKDLKDLDLGTESPPLQRSLGISWDLKTDSFTFRVSREEKPFTKRGVLSTVNSLYDPLGFVAPIIMQGKALLRQITTEQEQSDWDIPLPEEKEMQWKLWKDSLLELEQLNIPRPYVSVSLSATKRREICIFSDASTMAIASVAYLRVIDTEGQSHVGFIMGKSKLAPRPAHTVPRLELCAAVLAVEMADMITTELDIEIHTINFYTDSKIVLGYIHNASRRFYTYVANRVTRIRKSTSPEQWHHISTDKNPADHGTRLVPAAALKQTNWFVGPSFLRKPETKETTQVETFQLIEPDQDKEVRPQVTVCRTIVTRDSLGAHRFERFSSWKSLTRAIGKLKVTIIRCIQQEVFKEEIQGLLKTEEISQHNSLKDLYTKQRKQVQSLADIFWKRWRQEYLVIFQPRKKWQDDKPNLQVGDFVLLKDSQAHRNEWPIGLIVGTDPSSDARVRKVEVRIVRQGIPKVYARPISEVVLLLSKG, from the coding sequence atgcagaacccagagaacagcactctgacagttaaccctcaatgcttctataaagaggaagacaccttgccaagaagtagatctaggtgcacaacattgtctagagcgtccagtcaaacaaatctaacttcggttagcgccgatgcagcaagatttaaacgccatagttctagacactcaagcaccaccagcctgtcatccgctagcgccatagtaactaaggcaagagcgaaagcagaggcagcttgtgcaatggcgtcctatgcaaagcaggaagctgaattgatgaaagaacaagctgaagtgcaagcatctttacacttactgcaacagcagaaaaacgctgcagcagccttagccgaggcagaagttctcacaagggctgccgaagctcagttcgctgacatagaaacccagatgtcacccctcagcgcaagccaacgtacccgtgagtacatacagtcacaagcAACCATGTACACTGACCAGCAGTTCAATTATGCACCAAGACCAGCATTGACTCCACCAGCAATAAGCAACTTTGATACTATGCAACACTGCAAGACTGAATTAGAACCTCAGGGTAGGAAGTCAAGTGGATGCATGCTCAGAGACCAATCTGCCAACCTGACAAGAGTGCAAACGGATGCTGATGTACTCCCTCCTCAAGCAAATACAAGTCTGGATTATAGCAGAAAGACTTACAACAGAGGAGAGCAAAGTAGACTTAGTCAAGTACCTCATCAGCCTTACCAGCCGCAGCCATACCCTGAGTTTACACCCAGGAAGTATTCACCAGATGCAGCAAGAGCTACAGAGGTAGCAAGATTCCTGATGCGCCGTGAGATAGTGAGCGCTGGTCTCATGAAATTCGACGACCGTCCAGAAAACTACTGGGCCTGGAAGTCATCTTTCCTAAGCGGTACCCAAGACTtagatctgacagacagagaaaagcttgatctgctcgtaaaatggctaggaccagagtccactgagcaagcccaaagaatcagatcagtacatgttcatgatgcagcagcaggacttgcaatggtgtggaggagactagaacactgctatgggtcacctgaagtgattgaagatgctcttctgaagaggatagaaaactatccaagaatgacaaacaaagacaatcaaaagctgagagggtttggggacctactcttagaaatagaagccgctaagtctagtggatatctgccaggtctctcatacttagatacagcacgtggagttgatcccataatcgagaaacttcctttcaacttgcaggaaaggtgggtcactcaagcatcaagatacaagaaagaacatcgagtcgcatttccaccatttgccttcattgctgaattcatcgtagaccaagctgaaacacgcaatgatccaagctttgctttcctgaacaagagaactgcaagctccccaaaggtagagcaaaaacatccaacgccttacaaagaacgcagagcaacagtttctgtacggaagacagaagtctcgcctgagtctgcagtcaatcaggaagacaacacaagtaagaaagttgaggagccagacaaaatatgtctaatccacaacaagcctcatccactaagaaaatgtcgcattttcagaagtaagacattagaagagcgcaaagcttaccttaaagacaatcacatttgtttcagatgttgcgcttcaattcagcatcttgcaaaagactgtacaaaaacaataaaatgcacagagtgcaacagtgacaaacacctgtcagcactacacccaggaccaccaccatggaaacaagaagttccagcaactcaagaagatcatggtggggagcaaggcgagagtacaacgccagcagtaacctcaaagtgtactgagatctgtacagagcagggccgccccagatcatgttccaaaatatgcttagtcaaggtgtatcctgcaggcttcagagaaaaagcaatcaagatgtacacagtcttggatgaacagagtaacagatctctggcaaaaacagagttctttgacctcttcggtgacaaaggaagtccaactccatacaccctgaagacttgttctggagttgtagagacaacagggagaagagcaaacaactacatcattgagtcattagatggaaagacaaaggtgactcttcctaccctcatagaatgtgatgagataccagacaacaggtcagagatccccacacctgaagttgctcgtcatcacccccatctggtGCGAATAGCAGATCAGATACCAGCGCtagatccagatgctgcaatcatccttctacttgggagagatatcctcagagtgcacaaagtcagagaacagtacaatgggccacacaatgcaccatttgcacaacgccttgatctcggatgggtcatcgttggagaagtatgtctagacggactccacaaaccagaaaaggtaaatgtctacagaacacatctgttacagaatggtcgtacatcttgtctttgcccatgtaccaacagtctacacattaaagagagacttgtaaacccaacacatcatcggagtatccagaggtgcatggaagacttagcctcaactggagatacagatgaactgggctgtaaggtgtttgaaagaacACGAGATGACGACAAGCTAGCACCCTCGGTGGAAGATACTCTCTTCCTTGAGATTATGGACAGGGAAGTCTTCAGAGACAAATCAGGCAGCTGGGTAGCCCCTCTACCCTTCCGGTCACCACGCCATCGCCTTCCTGACAACAAGGTACAAGCAGAGAAACGCTTCACCTCGTTGCAGCACATGCTacaaagaaagccaaatatgaagaaacacttccaagccttcatgcagaagatctttgataacgatcaagctgaaaaggcaccaccactacaagagaaccAAGAACACTGGTACTTACCAATATTTGGGGTGTACCATCCTCAGAAACCAGGCCAGATACGGGTAGTATTTGACTCTAGTGCGAAGCACAAAGGCCTCTCACTAAATTATGTCCTTCTCAGCGGACCGGACCTGAACAATACACTCCTTGGAGTACTCATCAGGTTCAGAAAAGAACTcgtagcagtgacagcagacgtacaacagatgttctactgtttccttgttcgtgaagatcacagagactacttaaggttcctgtggtatgcagacaatgactttaacaaagaaatcacagagtacaggatgaaggtacatgtgtttggaaacagcccttctccagctgtagctatctacaacctgagacgagcagcacaacaaggtgaaagacatggtcaagaagccacacagttcgtcatgaagaacttctacgtagatgatggacttgcttctttctccagcaacgaagaagctatcaacgtcctgaaaagtacaagagaaatgttggcagaatccaacataagactgaacaaggtagcttccaacagcaacagagtcatggaagcatttccaatggaagaccgtgctaaagacctcaaagacttggatctaggaacagaatcaccacccttgcaaagaagtcttgggattagttgggacctgaagactgacagtttcaccttcagggtctccagagaagagaagccattcacaaaaagaggtgtcctatctacagtcaacagtctttacgaccccctggggttcgtagcacccatcatcatgcaaggtaaagctcttttgagacagatcactactgagcaagaacaaagtgactgggacatacctctacctgaagagaaggaaatgcagtggaagttgtggaaagactcattgttagagcttgaacaactcaacatccctagaccatacgtatctgtttccttgtctgctacaaagagaagagaaatatgcataTTCTCTGACGCCTCCACTATGGCTATCGCATCTGTCGCCTACCTTAGGGTAATAGACACTGAGGGACAAAGCCATGTCGGGTTCATCATGGGAAAATCTAAGCTGGCTCCTAGACCCGCTCACACTGTCCCACGTCTAGAACTTTGTGCTGCTGTCTTAGCTGTAGAGATGGCAGACATGATTACAACAGAACTGGACAtcgagatccatacaattaacttttatacagacagcaagattgtgttaggatatattcacaatgcttcaagaagattttatacatacgtggccaacagagtgacacgtatcagaaagtctacaagtccagaacagtggcatcacatcagcacagacaagaacccagctgatcatgggacgagactagtgccagccgctgcgctcaagcaaactaactggttcgtaggtccatcctttcttcgtaaaccagaaaccaaagaaactactcaggtagagacctttcagctcatagaaccagatcaagacaaagaggtaagacctcaagtgacagtttgtaggactatagttacaagagacagtctgggcgctcatagatttgaaaggttttccagctggaagtcgctgacccgtgcaatcggaaaacttaaggtcacgatcatcagatgcatccagcaggaagtctttaaagaagaaatccaaggcCTTCTGAAAACGGAAGAGATTTCTCAACACAATTCGCTCAAGGACTTGTACACCAAGCAAAGGAAACAAGTTCAAAGTCTTGCGGACATTTTCTGGAAGAGGTGGAGACAGGAATACCTGGTGATATTCCAGCCACGCAAGAAATGGCAAGATGACAAGCCCAATTTACAAGTTGGAGACTTTGTCCTACTGAAAGACTCTCAGGCCCACAGGAACGAGTGgcctattggactcattgtggggactgatcctagtagtgatgctagagttagaaaggttgaagttaggattgttagacagggcattcccaaagtgtatgcaaggccaatttctgaagtagttttacttctgtccaagggttag